From Roseburia hominis, the proteins below share one genomic window:
- a CDS encoding S1-like domain-containing RNA-binding protein, with translation MELGKKQVLTVVKKVEFGVYLGTEKEKVLLPRKQVPAGIEPGDPVEVFLYKDSSDRLIATTNEPKLTLGEAAVLKVVQVGKFGAFLDWGLEKDLFLPFKEQTVKVQAGEECVAALYIDKSQRLCATMKVYPYLRTDSPYQKDDRVEGIIYDSSRQFGMFVAVDGIYSALIPGREVPGGLKVGQRIQARVTEVKADGKLNLSVREKAFIQMDQDALLVLERMEKYGGRLPFNDKADAEVIKKEFGFSKNAFKRAVGHLYKERKIEIRKDSLVLVRK, from the coding sequence ATGGAGTTAGGAAAAAAACAGGTGCTGACGGTCGTGAAAAAGGTGGAGTTCGGAGTTTATCTTGGAACGGAGAAGGAGAAGGTGCTGCTTCCGAGAAAGCAGGTTCCGGCGGGAATAGAGCCGGGAGACCCGGTGGAGGTGTTCCTGTATAAAGATTCTTCGGATCGTTTGATCGCCACCACGAATGAGCCGAAGCTGACGCTTGGCGAGGCGGCGGTGCTGAAGGTTGTTCAGGTAGGTAAATTCGGTGCGTTTCTGGATTGGGGGCTGGAGAAGGACTTGTTCCTTCCGTTCAAGGAGCAGACTGTGAAGGTACAGGCGGGAGAAGAGTGCGTGGCTGCGCTTTATATTGACAAAAGCCAGAGACTCTGTGCCACGATGAAGGTCTATCCGTATTTGCGGACGGATTCGCCGTATCAGAAGGATGACCGGGTAGAGGGGATTATCTATGACAGCAGCAGGCAGTTCGGTATGTTCGTGGCTGTAGACGGGATTTATTCCGCGCTGATTCCCGGCAGGGAGGTTCCCGGAGGACTGAAGGTGGGACAGCGTATTCAGGCGCGTGTTACGGAGGTGAAGGCGGACGGAAAGCTGAATTTAAGCGTCCGTGAGAAGGCATTTATCCAGATGGATCAGGATGCGCTGCTGGTGCTGGAAAGAATGGAGAAGTACGGCGGCAGGCTGCCATTCAATGACAAGGCCGATGCAGAAGTCATTAAGAAAGAGTTTGGTTTCAGCAAAAATGCATTTAAACGTGCCGTTGGGCATTTATATAAAGAAAGAAAAATCGAGATTCGAAAGGATTCTCTGGTGCTGGTGAGAAAATAG
- a CDS encoding polya polymerase: MKVQNITNIDKFFKVIDSCSGKVELVTGEGDRLNLKSKLSQYVSMANIFSNGEIPELEIIAYEKEDIDKLVSFMING; the protein is encoded by the coding sequence ATGAAGGTACAGAATATTACGAACATTGACAAATTTTTTAAGGTAATTGACAGTTGCTCTGGCAAGGTAGAGCTGGTAACAGGAGAGGGAGACAGACTAAATCTAAAGTCCAAATTGTCTCAGTATGTTTCTATGGCAAATATTTTCTCCAACGGAGAGATTCCGGAACTGGAAATCATCGCATATGAGAAAGAAGATATCGATAAACTGGTTTCTTTTATGATCAACGGTTAA
- a CDS encoding LacI family DNA-binding transcriptional regulator, with protein sequence MASISDVAKKAKVAKSTVSHVINHTGYVSETTRMKVEAAIKELDYRPSQLGRNLSKNRTDLIGIIIPDISHPFFGAFVKYTEDALYQKGYKTMICSTLDRENLEEEFLEMLRSRTMDGIIMGAHSLKQEEYRKLGQPVVAFDRFLGDEIPLIQADHESGGRMAAEAFAEKGCQFVVQLVGAQVVDSPARAYHETFKQILEERGIHTESIEMGHNAFRETDFREMARQTFERYPEVDGIMGADLYALACLGEARRREISVPGQLKVAAYDGTAVTRLGERQISAVVQPIREMSRACAEMMDCLVRQKEIDGMRRIFPVSWQDGETI encoded by the coding sequence ATGGCGAGTATCAGCGATGTGGCAAAGAAAGCAAAAGTAGCGAAAAGTACGGTCTCACATGTGATCAATCATACAGGGTATGTCTCGGAGACGACCCGTATGAAGGTAGAAGCAGCGATCAAAGAACTGGATTACCGCCCCAGCCAGCTCGGGCGTAATTTGTCAAAGAACCGGACGGATCTGATCGGAATCATCATTCCTGATATTTCCCATCCGTTTTTCGGCGCATTTGTAAAATATACGGAAGATGCCCTATATCAGAAGGGCTATAAGACGATGATCTGTTCTACCCTGGATCGGGAGAATCTGGAGGAGGAGTTTCTGGAAATGCTCCGCAGCCGCACGATGGATGGAATTATTATGGGGGCACATTCGCTGAAGCAGGAAGAATACCGGAAGCTGGGACAGCCCGTAGTGGCTTTTGACCGTTTCCTTGGGGATGAGATTCCGCTGATTCAGGCAGATCATGAGAGCGGTGGCCGCATGGCTGCAGAAGCCTTCGCAGAAAAAGGCTGTCAGTTCGTGGTGCAGCTTGTTGGCGCGCAGGTGGTGGATTCTCCCGCACGCGCATATCATGAAACATTTAAACAGATTCTGGAAGAACGCGGGATTCATACGGAGAGCATTGAGATGGGACATAACGCCTTCCGTGAGACAGATTTTCGCGAGATGGCAAGGCAGACCTTTGAGCGGTATCCGGAGGTGGACGGGATCATGGGAGCGGATCTTTATGCCCTTGCCTGCCTGGGAGAGGCAAGGCGGAGAGAAATTTCGGTTCCCGGGCAGTTAAAGGTCGCAGCATATGACGGGACCGCGGTTACCCGTCTGGGAGAACGGCAGATCAGTGCGGTGGTACAACCAATCCGGGAGATGAGCCGTGCCTGCGCCGAGATGATGGACTGCCTGGTACGTCAAAAAGAGATTGACGGGATGCGCCGGATTTTCCCGGTATCGTGGCAGGATGGGGAGACAATCTGA
- a CDS encoding acyl-ACP thioesterase domain-containing protein gives MYGFDGRVRFSEIDHTERMTMPALVNYFQDCSIFQSEDIGLGIEKLKEEKRAWILSAWQIEVNRYPMLGEKIRTSTWATGFEGFFGTRNFQMVKEDGEVLAYANSIWIFMDVEKGRPVRPGEEDIASYGTEKALDMEYAPRKIALPKESCPGESFPVRRYQIDTNEHVNNCQYIQMAVEALPECERAKRIRVEYKKSAVLGDRIYPSIAREETRKVAVLGDEAGKPYAVVEFR, from the coding sequence ATGTACGGATTTGACGGAAGGGTACGATTCAGTGAGATCGATCATACGGAACGGATGACGATGCCCGCGCTAGTCAATTATTTTCAGGATTGCAGTATTTTCCAGTCGGAGGATATCGGGCTTGGAATTGAGAAATTAAAGGAAGAGAAGCGGGCATGGATCTTGTCGGCCTGGCAGATCGAGGTGAACCGCTATCCCATGCTGGGAGAGAAGATTCGGACGTCTACGTGGGCTACCGGATTTGAAGGGTTCTTTGGGACCAGGAATTTTCAAATGGTGAAGGAAGACGGAGAAGTGCTGGCGTATGCCAATTCTATCTGGATTTTCATGGATGTGGAGAAGGGGCGTCCGGTGCGACCGGGGGAAGAGGATATTGCATCGTACGGTACGGAGAAGGCGCTGGATATGGAGTATGCCCCAAGGAAGATCGCTCTGCCGAAGGAGAGCTGTCCGGGGGAGAGTTTCCCGGTGAGAAGATACCAGATTGATACCAATGAGCATGTGAATAACTGCCAGTATATTCAGATGGCGGTGGAGGCGCTGCCGGAGTGTGAGCGGGCAAAACGTATCCGGGTGGAATATAAGAAATCTGCGGTGTTGGGAGATCGGATTTATCCAAGTATTGCGCGGGAGGAGACGAGAAAGGTGGCAGTCCTCGGCGACGAGGCGGGAAAGCCATATGCAGTTGTGGAATTTCGGTAG